The Zea mays cultivar B73 chromosome 7, Zm-B73-REFERENCE-NAM-5.0, whole genome shotgun sequence DNA segment ATCTTTACGCCTGTTCTTCAAAAATCTCCTCCCTTCCACCTCCATTTGGGAGTGGCAATTTACCCATCTGGCCTTAGACGTATCCTCTTCCTTTCCACTTGCAGTTCTTGTCTTAACTCTATCCTTTCTGGTACCTATATCCTTTGTTCTGATGCCCATTTACCTCCTCTTTTACATTTTTGTCTATTATCACCGTTAACCCTTGTAATATATATacccttaccttcatgcttactttgaacctaccctttaaagcctcctcttttccatccctgttcgaggataatgcctcacctatttcaccattgattgcttccccttctttgacgccttgcaagtcttgtctacAATACACCATTTGATGGGTGTTTgtttgttatcaccttaacccttgttatccctcgatctttaccttgatgcttatccgacacctgcattttaaagcccccTCTCCCGTTTTggttcaagagtgttgtcttacccacCCGCTCTTGGTCGTTTCCTTTTTCGCATTGCAAGTCTTAACTTTTGTCGGACAttacccttacctttgtaatcactaGATCTTGCCTCGATGTATACCTTAGGTCTGCTTTTTGGAATCTCCCCTTTTCTATCTCAACTCAAGAGTAGTGTTCTGCCCATTATGCCCTTGGTCATATCCTTTTCTTGGTCGCCTACAATGCttgctttaactccatcctttattatgctcgtgtccctatcctacatgtcttgttcttctccttgtCCTTCAACAACCTTATAGAGTAGCTATTCCCTTTTCAAGAAAGACCGCCATGTAATTAAAAGGAATATATAGCAacaagatgtttgttgttgtgtgctcatgatgtttgtccttatgttatgactgatttgcttctttgaaatgagtgttgatgtgttgtggcccttggtccacaatggcatctgtttacactacaagaaactaataaaagttcgtgggttaatttaagaacgtgggtaccgacgttcttaattgagttatgttcgtgggttaatttaagaacgtgggtacccacgttcttatatTAAATTCGTGAGCCCGtggaaaaaccgtcgaacttatagtattaggaacgtgggtacccacgttcttaacttaaATTCATGGGCCACGTGgacccgtcgaacttaacctaaAACCTAAATTTCTCTAACCCCGCGCGTCTGTCTTCTTTTCCCTGTGGACACCGCGCGCGCGCCCGAAGCTATCCGCCTCGCCGCCAGCCCGCCGCCACAACCTCGCCGCGCGCGCCCTGCCTCCACCCCGCGCCCGCCCCACCGCGCGCAGGCTCGCGCGCCGCCACCAGCGCGGCCAGCCCTCGCCACCCTGCGGCCCCGCTGCCGCCGCTAGAAACCGGCCGCGCGCGCCCCGACGCCTCGCCAGcccaccgcgcccccgccccaccGCGCGCCACCCCGCCAGCGCCCCGCCTCCGCATGCTCGCGCGCAGCTGGCCCACCGCGCCCCGCCGCCCCACCGCAACAGGGAACAAATGCGGTGGCTCCGGGAAGGACCGGGTGGCCGAGGATTTTATGCCGTCTAGCCCAGGTGAGGGCCTGCATCAATCAAGCACCCGACCGCTTTGTTTTGTTTTTCCCTTCTTCGCCGTCTTCTTTCTCCTCTAGCTTTTCATCTGGTTCTTCCAATTCATGGATCCTGAGGCTGGGGCGGCCTGTCCTGGTCGAGGAAACTTTCCTGCCTTCTGCTAAATTTTGTTTCTTACAAGTTTCATTCTGAAGTTCCACTAGCTGAAGATGCATGCCTTGTTTAGATCCTAGATTAATATTTCTTGTCCCTTGAATGTATCATGGCTTGTTTAGAGGCGGGGGCAGCACTTTCCGATCTCAAATTTTGTTCTTCACTTCTATTTATTTCATCAGAGATTCGCAGTTTTTATCCGCTAGGAAGGGTGGTAAAAGGCTAAGCTTTTTTGTGAATTCTCTGCGTTGTTCACTAATCCCCACCATAATCAGTAACCATGCTTATGTATCATTTCCTAATCATGTGACAGGGACAACAATGACCTCCAAGACGAGCGGCAGCATAACCACCATCCTGAGCACCACGGGGAAGCTCTCCTCCGTGGGCAGCAGCTTCATGGCGTCCGCCGGCAGCCGCAGCACCAGCGGCGGGTTTGACGAGGGGGCCAAGTACTCCGACGGCCAGATCCTCGAGGCGCCCAACCTCCGCACCTTCACATTCATAGAGCTCAAGACGGCCCCCAAGAACTTCCGTCCGGACAGCGTCCTCGGCGAAGGAGGGTTCGGGAGAGTCTACAAAGGGTGGGTGGATGAGAAGACCATGGCGCCGACCAGGAACGGCACCGGCATGGTTGTTGCGGTCAAGAAGCTCAACTCGGAGAGCATGCAGGGGTTTGATGAATGGCAGGTAAACAAAATCCTGCTCCTTTTTTCGCTTCTATATAATCTAGTACTACATATTAAATAACAATGACAATAAT contains these protein-coding regions:
- the LOC103633833 gene encoding probable serine/threonine-protein kinase CST gives rise to the protein MLARSWPTAPRRPTATGNKCGGSGKDRVAEDFMPSSPGTTMTSKTSGSITTILSTTGKLSSVGSSFMASAGSRSTSGGFDEGAKYSDGQILEAPNLRTFTFIELKTAPKNFRPDSVLGEGGFGRVYKGWVDEKTMAPTRNGTGMVVAVKKLNSESMQGFDEWQSEINFLGRLSHPNLVKLLGYCWEDKELLLVYEFMAKGSLENHLFRSEFLRSRNVGHMWSHSFPEVQI